One part of the Prunus persica cultivar Lovell chromosome G5, Prunus_persica_NCBIv2, whole genome shotgun sequence genome encodes these proteins:
- the LOC18777342 gene encoding glycerol-3-phosphate acyltransferase, chloroplastic isoform X1, producing the protein MFILSGSPSTTFFRPRVSSSSLSSSSSSSSSSSSSSSSLSSSSRLCLVSVRSSARKSSACPCLFYSLKVSAMAELVKDTESPLSPIQNAQRRETNHSRTFLNTTTEEELLSAIRKETEAGRLPSNVASGMEELYRNYKNAILQSGNPKADEIVLSNMTAVLDRVFLDIEDPFVFSPYHKAMREPFDYYMFGQNYIRPLVDFRNSYVGNISVFKDIEEKIQQASGLCVQGHNIFLISNHQTEADPAVIALLLETTNSYLSENMTYIAGDRVVTDPLCKPFSMGRNLICVYSKKHMNDVPELTEMKRKANTRSLKEMALLLRGGSQIVWIAPSGGRDRPDPVTGEWYPAPFDASSLDNLRRLAEHSAAPGHIYPLALLCHNIMPPPLQVEKEIGEKRMISFHGTGLSVAPEITFSDISASCQNPEEARETYTQALYKIVTEQYNVLKSAIHCKQGLKASTPNVSLSQPWN; encoded by the exons aTGTTTATCCTCTCTGGTTCGCCATCCACCACATTCTTCAGGCCTAGGGTTTCGTCTTcgtctctctcctcctcttcttcttcttcttcttcttcttcttcttcttcttcttcattatcATCCTCTTCTAGGCTGTGTTTGGTCTCTGTGAGATCGAGTGCGCGAAAGAGCTCTGCTTGTCCTTGCCTGTTTTACTCCTTGAAGGTGAGTGCTATGGCAGAGCTGGTGAAGGACACGGAATCGCCTTTATCGCCCATTCAGAATGCGCAGAGGAGGGAGACTAACCATTCTCGTACGTTTCTCAATACCACCACTGAAGAAG AGCTGCTGTCTGCAATAAGGAAGGAAACAGAAGCTGGAAGGCTTCCCTCAAACGTTGCTTCGGGAATGGAAGAATTATATCGGAATTATAAAAATGCT ATTCTCCAAAGTGGAAATCCCAAGGCAGATGAGATTGTGTTGTCCAATATGACTGCTGTATTAGATCGTGTATTCTTGGATATAGAG GACCCATTTGTCTTCTCCCCATATCACAAAGCAATGCGAGAGCCTTTTGACTACTACATGTTTGGTCAAAACTATATTCGTCCTTTAGTTGATTTCAG AAACTCATATGTTGGCAATATTTCTGTTTTCAAAGATATTGAAGAGAAGATTCAACAG GCTTCTGGATTATGCGTGCAGGGTCACAACATTTTTTTGATATCAAACCACCAAACTGAAGCAGATCCAGCTGTCATTGCCTTATTGCTTGAAACAACAAACTCATATCTTTCTGAGAACATG ACCTACATAGCAGGAGATAGAGTTGTGACAGATCCTCTTTGTAAGCCCTTTAGCATGGGAAG GAATCTGATATGTGTGTACTCAAAGAAGCACATGAATGATGTTCCTGAGCTTactgaaatgaaaagaaaagcaaatacGCGGAGTTTGAAGGAAATGGCTTTGCTGTTGAG GGGTGGGTCGCAAATTGTATGGATTGCACCTAGTGGTGGAAGGGACCGGCCAGATCCTGTAACAGGAGAATGGTACCCA GCACCTTTTGATGCTTCTTCACTGGACAATCTAAGAAGGCTTGCTGAACATTCTGCTGCTCCAGGGCATATATATCCCTTAGCATTGTTGTGCCACAACATCATGCCCCCACCGCTCCAG gtggaaaaagaaattggagagAAGAGAATGATCTCCTTCCATGGTACTGGATTGTCGGTTGCACCAGAAATCACCTTTTCTGATATTTCTGCTTCCTGTCAAAATCCTGAAGAG GCTAGGGAGACATACACACAAGCTCTGTATAAAATTGTTACTGAACAGTACAATGTGCTCAAATCTGCTATACATTGCAAACAAGGGCTAAAGGCATCTACGCCAAATGTTTCTTTGTCACAACCATGGAATTAG
- the LOC18777342 gene encoding glycerol-3-phosphate acyltransferase, chloroplastic isoform X2, with the protein MFILSGSPSTTFFRPRVSSSSLSSSSSSSSSSSSSSSSLSSSSRLCLVSVRSSARKSSACPCLFYSLKVSAMAELVKDTESPLSPIQNAQRRETNHSRTFLNTTTEEELLSAIRKETEAGRLPSNVASGMEELYRNYKNAILQSGNPKADEIVLSNMTAVLDRVFLDIEDPFVFSPYHKAMREPFDYYMFGQNYIRPLVDFRNSYVGNISVFKDIEEKIQQGHNIFLISNHQTEADPAVIALLLETTNSYLSENMTYIAGDRVVTDPLCKPFSMGRNLICVYSKKHMNDVPELTEMKRKANTRSLKEMALLLRGGSQIVWIAPSGGRDRPDPVTGEWYPAPFDASSLDNLRRLAEHSAAPGHIYPLALLCHNIMPPPLQVEKEIGEKRMISFHGTGLSVAPEITFSDISASCQNPEEARETYTQALYKIVTEQYNVLKSAIHCKQGLKASTPNVSLSQPWN; encoded by the exons aTGTTTATCCTCTCTGGTTCGCCATCCACCACATTCTTCAGGCCTAGGGTTTCGTCTTcgtctctctcctcctcttcttcttcttcttcttcttcttcttcttcttcttcttcattatcATCCTCTTCTAGGCTGTGTTTGGTCTCTGTGAGATCGAGTGCGCGAAAGAGCTCTGCTTGTCCTTGCCTGTTTTACTCCTTGAAGGTGAGTGCTATGGCAGAGCTGGTGAAGGACACGGAATCGCCTTTATCGCCCATTCAGAATGCGCAGAGGAGGGAGACTAACCATTCTCGTACGTTTCTCAATACCACCACTGAAGAAG AGCTGCTGTCTGCAATAAGGAAGGAAACAGAAGCTGGAAGGCTTCCCTCAAACGTTGCTTCGGGAATGGAAGAATTATATCGGAATTATAAAAATGCT ATTCTCCAAAGTGGAAATCCCAAGGCAGATGAGATTGTGTTGTCCAATATGACTGCTGTATTAGATCGTGTATTCTTGGATATAGAG GACCCATTTGTCTTCTCCCCATATCACAAAGCAATGCGAGAGCCTTTTGACTACTACATGTTTGGTCAAAACTATATTCGTCCTTTAGTTGATTTCAG AAACTCATATGTTGGCAATATTTCTGTTTTCAAAGATATTGAAGAGAAGATTCAACAG GGTCACAACATTTTTTTGATATCAAACCACCAAACTGAAGCAGATCCAGCTGTCATTGCCTTATTGCTTGAAACAACAAACTCATATCTTTCTGAGAACATG ACCTACATAGCAGGAGATAGAGTTGTGACAGATCCTCTTTGTAAGCCCTTTAGCATGGGAAG GAATCTGATATGTGTGTACTCAAAGAAGCACATGAATGATGTTCCTGAGCTTactgaaatgaaaagaaaagcaaatacGCGGAGTTTGAAGGAAATGGCTTTGCTGTTGAG GGGTGGGTCGCAAATTGTATGGATTGCACCTAGTGGTGGAAGGGACCGGCCAGATCCTGTAACAGGAGAATGGTACCCA GCACCTTTTGATGCTTCTTCACTGGACAATCTAAGAAGGCTTGCTGAACATTCTGCTGCTCCAGGGCATATATATCCCTTAGCATTGTTGTGCCACAACATCATGCCCCCACCGCTCCAG gtggaaaaagaaattggagagAAGAGAATGATCTCCTTCCATGGTACTGGATTGTCGGTTGCACCAGAAATCACCTTTTCTGATATTTCTGCTTCCTGTCAAAATCCTGAAGAG GCTAGGGAGACATACACACAAGCTCTGTATAAAATTGTTACTGAACAGTACAATGTGCTCAAATCTGCTATACATTGCAAACAAGGGCTAAAGGCATCTACGCCAAATGTTTCTTTGTCACAACCATGGAATTAG